The genomic stretch TATTTTGTTAAGTGAtgatatatttgtattatattttTGTATTCTTTTCTTATTGTGGCTCACACGTGTATAGTCATTTCTTCCTTTAtctgtacatatatatattctttgTACTAATATTCCGAGATTAATATAACAGAATACAATTCACAATCACActattctctcttctctctcttactttgttcatggtatcagagccatccgATGGCCTCTTCCCCTATCTCCGCTTCTTCCTCTACTCCGGTGGTAACCAATGCACCATCTCCCTTCACTCCAAACACCTCTGCTCCTTCCTCGTCTTTTCCTTCCTTCAACCAAACACTTACTGTGAAACTCGATGAAACAAACTTCCTGATCTGGAAGAATCAACTTCTTAATATTGTGGTAGCTAATGGCCTTGAGGAATATCTTGATGGTACTCGCCCATGCCCAGAGAAATTTACAGATGCAGCTCACTGGGAGTTGTACGCTTCTCTCAGTGATAATATGCTCACTCAAATTGTCACTTACACTACTGCACAACAGATCTGGGAGGCTTTGGAGGAGATCTACCTTTTCGGATCCATGGCACAAATCTCAGAACTCCGGACCTCACTGCAGACACTCAAGAAAGGAGGCTCAATAGTTCCTGAGTATCTTCTTCAGCTTAAATCTATTTGCAACACTTTGGCTGCCTTGGGAGAACCTGTTTCCAGCTCTGACCATCAAATTTACCTCCTAAATGGTCTTGACCAAGCATATGATTCATTTGTTTCCTCTATCCTCGTGCGACCTCAGAAAGCCAGCCCCGAGGAGCTTCATAGCTTGCTCTTACAGTTTGATTCCAGGCTTGAACGCCAGAGTTCTGCCAATCAACTTTCCTCCTTACAAGCTAACCTTGCTCAACTTAATCCCAATTTTTCTAATACCAATCGTTCTCCACACCGTTACCCCAAACGACCTTCCCAACAATTTTCCCCTATTGTTGCATCTGCtactccattttcttcttctccaAGACCATATCCAAATAACAACAGTATTTTAGGTCGCCCACCTGCTCGACCAAATGCCAACCCATGGATCCCTCACCACCCAACCGCTGCTTCTGGTTCAAAGCCTCAATGCCAGATCTGTGGTAAGTATGGTCACATTGCTGCTGTGTGCTACCACCGCCTGCACCTCCactgtcaacctcctcctccaaatcagCCTTGGAACTTCAATATGTACCTGTCTTCTCCCACTGATTCTTCTCATACAAGCACCATGTCTGGCCTTCATGCTATTGCATCCACTGTTGGAGACCCAGCTTGGTTCATGGATTCCGGGGCCACTCATCATTTCACACCTGATATTTCTCAGCTCGATTCCGCCTCTCCATATACTGGCTCGGATCAGGTTATGGTAGGAGATGGTAAGACCGTACCTATTTCTCATGTTGGCCATTTAAGTCTTTCTTTCACTAATTCTTTTCCCGATTCTGTCTCACTCAAACATGTTTTACACTCACCTGCCATTACACATAATTTGATCAGTGTTACTCGCCTTTGTCGCGATAACAACGCCTTTGTTGAATTCTATCCCTCACATTTTCTTGTCAAACATCAGGTATCAAAGAACATACTCCTCCAAGGTCTTCTTGACAATGGTCTCTACTGAGTCACTCTCCCTTCTTCAACGCCCTCCTCCAGCTCTACACCTCCACAACTCTTCCTTGCACGCACCACAGATAGTACTGTGTGGCATCTTCGTCTTGGATATCCAGCTCAACTTATTCTTCATCAAGTTCTACGTTCCTGCAACATCTCTATagcttctcatttttctttttgTAATGCTTGTCATATGGCCAAGAGCCATAGGCTTCCATTTTCTTTGTCAACATCTCGTGCTGTACAACCTTTTGAATTGTTACATATGGATCTTTGGGGTGCTGCCCCTGTTTTATCAGTGAATGGATTTCGTTATTTCTTACTCATTGTCGATGATTATACTCGTTTTTCTTGGATTTATTTTTTATCTACCAAGGATCAAGCTTATCCTTCTTTTCTTCAATTTAAGACCATGGCTGAAAGACAATTTAATGCAGTTTTTAAAACTATTCAAACAGATGGTGGTGGTGAGTTCAAGCCCTTAATTCCCTTCCTTACCAATCTCGGCATTCACCACCGTTTCTCGTGTCCACACACGTCTCGTGTCCATGTCGTTGAGACCGGACTTACCCTTCTTGCTCAGTCACACATGCCCCTGCTTTACTGGTCCCACGCCTTCCAAACAGCAGTCTATCTAATCAACCGAATGCCCTCCCCTGTTCTCAATTCTTCATCTCCTTATCAGCTCTTATATGGCAAATCTCCCACCTATTCCCATTTACGTGTGTTTGGCTGCTTGTGCTTCCCCTTTTTACGACCATATACTGATCATAAATTGCAACTCCGGTCCAAACCGTGTGTGTTTCTTGGTTATAGTACACATCATAAGGGGTACCTTTGTCTTGACAAAGACACTGGGCGTGTGTATATCTCTCGGCATGTCGTCTTTAACGAACATGCTTTTCCTTTTCATTCTCCTTCTGCCCCTACTCctccctcctcttcctcctcttcttctatttctattccTCTTTTCTCTTCCTCCTCAGTTCgtccttcttcttctccttcgtcTTCTTCGTCCGTGCCCTCTATTTCCGCATCACCCTCTCCACCATCCCTTTCACCTTCTTCTTCGTCCTCAGCTCATTCTCCCActgcttcttcttcctcttctgatgtctcctcttcttcttcgccCCCCATCATTCCATTAGTGGAAGACTTCTCTGGTCCGCATTGCCCTGTCTTACCCACTACTACCACAAACCTTCATCCTATGGTCACTCGCTCTAAAGCGGGTATCCATAAGCCTAAGCTATATATGAGTGTGTATACAGGTACATCCCCCGAGCCCACAACTTATGCTCAAGCCTCAAAATCACGCCATTGGCAGTTTGCTATGGATCAAGAATTTCAGGCTCTTATCAAGAATTCCACCTGGACTTTGGTTCCTCTTCCTTCCTCAGCCACAGCTGTTGGTTGCAAATGGATCTATAGACTCAAATTAAGAGCTGAAGGTTCTATTGACAGGTACAAAGCTCGCCTCGTGGCTAAAGGTTATCACCAAACGGAAGGCTTAGACTATTTTGAAACCTTTAGTCCGGTTGTTAAAGCTGCTACTATACGGGTTGTTCTCCATCTTGCTGTTAATCTCAATTGGCCCATTAGACAGCTTGATGTGTCCAATGCCTTTCTTCatggtgatcttgttgaggatgtTTACATGCAACAACCACCCGACTTTGTTGATGCTTCTAAGCCTACTCATGTGTGCAAATTGTTAAAATCAATATACGGGTTAAAGTAGTCACCTCATGCTTGGTTCTCTAAGCTTACTTCAGCTCTCTTATCCTTGGGCTATGTTGCATCTAAAAGTGATTCCAGCATGTTTCTCTTTCGGTCTGATGATTGTATGGTTATCATATTgatttatgtggatgatatactTGTTACCAGCAACAAGGAAAGCTATCTTCAAGACCTCTTGCTTCAGTTACAGTCTCGGTTTGCCATAAAAGATCTTGGCGATCTGCATTATTTTCTTAGTCTCGAGGTGAGTCGTACTTCCGAAGGTCTTCATTTATGTCAAACTAAATATATTTCAGATCTTCTTCAGCGCACTTCTCTGCTGGACACCAAACCAGTCACCACTCCCATGGCCTCCGGCCCCACCCTCTCCATTCATGATGGTACTCCTTTGCTTGATGGTTCTGAATATCGCAGTACCGTTGGGGCTCTACAATATTGCACACTTACTCGTCCTGATATCGCCTTTGCTGTCAACAAACTATGCCAATTTATGCAGAGTCCTACTGATCTACACTGGCTGGCTGTCAAACGCCTTCTTCGATACTTAAAGGGGACACCTCATTTTGGATTGCATTTCTCTCGTTCCTCTGATTTTTCCTTACAATGTTTTACTGATGCGGATTGGGCCTCTTGTCCAGATGACCGTCGAAGTACTAGTGGGTTCTGTATATTTCTGGGCGACAATCTCGTTTCTTGGTCATCTTCTAAACAAAAAGTTGTCTCTCGTTCTAGTACGGAAGCCGAATATCGGAGCATTGCTAATGGGACTGCCGAATTGACATGGCTTGAATCTATTCTTCATGATTTAGGTGTTGTTGAGAAAATAAGCGATAAGGATAAAAATATTTGACAGCTAGAAGTTACACCTGTCATAATATTGGGTGCATTGATTTTTGATTTTATGCCATTATGATAAGATTATGTAATATTCTGTTCACATGTGTAAATCCTCCATACTCATCTGTATTATATATATCCAAAAGTCATCTAGTCATGTACGGCTGAATAATACAATTGACTCTCCCATTTTCTTTCATATCTTTACATTGTTTACTTTTCAAACTTGGTATCAAGAGCCAATGTCGGCTACCAACGATAGCGACAAAACTCCCACATCTGGGAACCTCAAAGAATCATCCGCCAGCCACATTAGTTCAGCCCCCCATGCATCAAATATTTCTTCGTCTCCACCTTCCTCCACTCCTCTGATTACCTTCCTCAACCAGCCTTTTGCCCTAAAAATTGACCGCAACAACTACTCCCTATGGAAAACAATGATAACTGCCATTGTTCGAGGGCACAGACTCGATGGGTTCCTCAACGGTTCCAAGACCAAGCCTCCAGAACTGCTTCCCGCTTCCATTGAAGGTTCCGCCGTTTCTACCGTCAATCCAGAATTTGAACAATGGATTGTTCATGACCAGTTACTTCTCGGTTGGCTCTATGGTTCCATGACCGAGTCCGTTGCTGCCGAAGTTATGGGGTGCGACTCGTCCTATTCTCTATGGAACTGTCTTGCCGCACTTTTTGGTGCTCACTCGAAGTCTCGTGCGGATGAACTTCGAACAAAGATCCAAACCGCCAGGAAGGGAGCTCTATCCATGACTGAGTATTTGCGACAGAAACGACAATGGGCCGATACTCTTGCTCTCTCAGGTGATCCTTACCCTGAAAAACATCTCATTGCTAATATTTTATCTGGTTTGAATTTAGAGTACTTACCAATCATTGTTCAAGTTGAGGCCCGCATATCTACCTCCTGGCAAGAGCTCCAAGACATTCTCCTTTCTTTTGATAGCAAGATGGAAAGGTTGAGTTCCCTCTCTGGCACGCTCAAACTACCCCACTCAACTCAGCCACAAGCAAATTTTATGCACAAATCGCAAGGGCACCATCAGAGCAGCGGCTCCTCTGGTGCAAACAGGGGAGGTTATAATCGAGGTGGTGGACGGTCTAGAGGTAGAGGTGGAAGATCCAGTGGTCGTTTAGGGTCGCAAAAGCCCACTTGCCAAGTTTGTGGAAAGTATGGGCATTCCGCTGCAATATGCTACAACCGCTATGACGAAAGCTATATGGGCTCTCAACCAGGAGGAAATACTCAGGGTAAATTGTCTTCTAACCCTTCAGCTTTTATAGCTACGCCCGAGATGGTCGAAAATGACCAATGGTATGCAGACAGTGGTGCCAGCAACCATGTCACCTCCAATGTCGATAATCTACAACAGAAAACAGAGTACCATGGTAAGGATAACTTAGTAGTTGGAGATGGTAATAACCTCAATATTGCTCATATTGGCAATGGTAATATTAAGACCAAAACAGGTCATAACTTACTACTAAAGGACATTCTACATGTTCCTAAAATCACTAAAAATCTTGTTAGCATTTCTAAACTTACATTGGATAATAATGTGCTCATTGAATTTCTGTCTGATTGTTTCTTTGTGAAGGACAAGCAAACAAGGAGGGTATTACTTCAGGGGAGGCTTAAGGATGGCATCTATCAATTTGACACACCCGCTGCTCAAACTAGTAAATCTACAGTTCAACATTTTGAGTCTCTTAATTCCAATAAGTTGGGTTCAACACTTGCTTTGTTTTCTCATTCGAGTCAGTCTAGTCAGTCCAAATTTTTAAATTCCAAAAAAGAAGTATGGCATAGGAGATTAGGCCATCCTTCAAGTCGTATCTTGAGTCAAGTTTTAAACTGTTTGAATGTAAAAAATTTAAGCAATGAAAATGATAGTTTCTGTGATGCTTGTCAGTTTGGTAAGTCTCATGCTTTACCCTTCAAACTTTCAAATAATAGAGCACAATTTCCTCTTGATTTAATCCACACCGATGTTTGGGGTCCAGCACCTATCCTTTCCAATACTAACTTTCGATTTTATATCCACTTTGTTGATGATCACAGTAGGTATACATGGATTTATCCACTCAAAGCTAAATCTGAAGCATTACAAGCCTTCATTCAATTTAAAACCTTGGTAGAAAACCAATTcgagagaaaaataaaaaaattacagaCAGATTGGGGTGGGGAATACCAATCCTTTGCCAAACTTGTCACTGATCACGGAATTATTTTCCAACATTCCTGTCCCCACACATCAGCTCAAAATGGTCGAGCTGAGAGAAAACATCGCCATATCACCGAGATGGGCCTCACTCTCCTAGCTCAGGCAAGTATGCCTTTAAAATATTGGTGGGATGCCTTTGTCACCGCTGTCTATTTAATCAACATGCTTCCATCACCAATACTCAATGGAAAATCTCCATTTCAGGTCATTTATTCTCGTATTCCAGATTATAAATTCCTTAAAACCTTCGGCTCTGCTTGCTTTCCATGTATACGCCCATACCAGTCTCATAAATTCTCATTTCACTCAGTtaagtgtgtcaatctaggctaCAGTGAGGCTCACAAAGGGTACAAGTGCTTAAGTTCTACAGGAAGAATTTATATCTCTCGAAACGTTATCTTTAATGAACTTGAATTTCCATTCAAATCAGGATTTTTAAACAACTTTAGGCCTGAACAGTCAGTCCTAGTTGAAGTTCCTTCTTGGTCTGCTTCCACACCCTTACATGTGCCTATTTCCACTCCTACAAACACATCTCATCCTTCTGCTTCTCAAATTGATAGGTCTCACTCTCAGGCAGCCTCTGAAGCTTCACCCTCCTGTGCCCCTTCATCAAGCAACAATCAAGTACATTCTCCCAATGATCACATTAGTACTAGTGCTGAGTTTACTAATGAGATTGATGCAACTAGCAGCCCCACGATGTCTGATGACAACAACGAAGTTGCTACAAATTCTGATCATGATTCTCCTAGTGCTCATGCACCCCCAGTCCCAACAGTTGCATCTCATCCAATGATTACGAGATCCAAGGCTGGTATTTATAAACCCAAGGTGTACCTTGGACAATCTCAATGGCAGCCAAGTCATGAAGAACCTAAATCTGTTGCGTCTGCCCTTACTCACAAAGGATGGCATCAAGCCATGACCGAGGAACACACAGCTCTGCTTCGAAACAATACCTGGTCTCTTGTTCCCTATTTCTCTGACATGAATATTGTGGGCTGCAAATGGGTTTTCAAAACCAAAAGAAATGTTGATGGTTCATTTCAGCGCTACAAAGCGCGCTTGGTTGCTAAAGGCTTTCATCAAAGACCCGGTCTTGACTTTGGAGAGACCTTTTCACCAGTTGTTAAAGCTTCCACGGTTCGTGTAATCCTCACCATTGCTGTTTCTAAAGGTTGGGATATTCGTCAGCTTGATATCAATAATGCATTTTTAAATGGGCATCTCACTGAAACTGTTTACATGAGTCAGCCACCTGGATTCGAGCACCCTGAGTTTCCCAATCATGTCTGCCAACTTCACAAGTCACTATACGGCCTTAAGCAGGCCCCTCGTGCCTGGTTCGATCGATTGAAAGGTACTCTCATCAGTTGGAACTTTAATAACTCTCGGGCTGACTCATCTCTATTCTATCTTCTTTCTGGCAACACAATTATCATTGTCCTcatttatgtggatgatattctaGTCACCAGTAATCATACAACTCAGCTTCACGAGTTTACACTAAAGTTGAATAAGCTATTTGCTCTCAAGGATCTCGGCAGTCTTAATTATTTCTTGGGAATTGAAGTATTCCGTGATGACACTGGCATCTATTTGACTCAATCAAAGTATATTACGGAGCTTCTGGAACGGAGTAACATGCTCAACACTAAGCCTTGCCCGACTCCAATGACCACAGGGAAGACACTCTCCATCAGTGATGGAACTCTCCTGACAGATCCTAGTCTATATCGCAGCATTATAGGAGGACTGCAGTATCTTACTCACACTTGACCGGACATCAACTTTGCAGTAAATAAGCTCAGCCAATTTCTCAAAGCTCCTACTTCTGCTCATTGGAGTGCTGTCAAGAGAGTGTTACGATATCTAAAGGGGTCTATAAATTATGGTCTTCACATCAAGTATAGCAGACACTTGAGCATCACAGGATATTCCGATGCTGATTGGGCATGCTGTCCTGATGACAGAAGATCTGTAGCAGCCTATTGTGTGTATCTTGGAGACACATTAGTGTCTTGGTCATCAAAGAAATAAGCCGTTGTCTCTCGCTCTAGTACCGAGTCTGAGTACAGAGCCTTAGCTCATGTCTTAGCTGAGATCTCTTGGATACAAGGACTTCTTCGTGAATTGAAGATGCCATGCTCCACAACACCTATTACTTGGTGTGACAATTTGAGTGCTAGTGCTCTAGCATCGAATCCAGTATACCATGCTAGAACGAAACACATTGAGTTAGACATCCACTTTGTTCGTGACAAAGTTTTACAGAAGCAACTTGAAGTTCGCTTTGTGCCCTCACATGATCAAATAGCCGATTGCCTCACCAAGAGTCTGACACCATCTCGATTTCACTTTCTCATAGACAAACTTGGCGTTGTTCACTCCCCGCTACGTTTGAGAGGGGATGTTGAGAAAATAAGCGATAAGGATAAAAATATTTGACAGCTAGAAGTTACACCTGTCATAATATTGGGTGCATTGATTTTTGATTTTATGCCATTATGATAAgattatataatattatgttCACATGTGTAAATCCTCCAtacctgatggaccca from Humulus lupulus chromosome 5, drHumLupu1.1, whole genome shotgun sequence encodes the following:
- the LOC133778859 gene encoding uncharacterized mitochondrial protein AtMg00810-like, with amino-acid sequence MFLFRSDDCMVIILIYVDDILVTSNKESYLQDLLLQLQSRFAIKDLGDLHYFLSLEVSRTSEGLHLCQTKYISDLLQRTSLLDTKPVTTPMASGPTLSIHDGTPLLDGSEYRSTVGALQYCTLTRPDIAFAVNKLCQFMQSPTDLHWLAVKRLLRYLKGTPHFGLHFSRSSDFSLQCFTDADWASCPDDRRSTSGFCIFLGDNLVSWSSSKQKVVSRSSTEAEYRSIANGTAELTWLESILHDLGVVEKISDKDKNI